One window of the Natrinema sp. CBA1119 genome contains the following:
- a CDS encoding class I adenylate-forming enzyme family protein, producing the protein MELASVSKDAREGNVARLHDETARLHGDARAIEYHGQTLTHDDLKTESSRFAGGLADLGIEPGDVLLQYLPNCPPYLIGALGAFKAGVIVSPVNPQYRKRELTYQLEDTNAAAVLTHEALEPFLEEALAEIDWDPVVISVGTDTDEFRAFDDVCGEETFVERADDDVALLPYTSGTTGKPKGVQLTHRNFRAQTFSVLSQESALDDEDVRSLVWLPLYHITGFTHTAWQPLVRGGSVYLRSAANWDGDTAMALIEEEGITHYVGVTAMYVDMINSEDFGEYDLTSLESAGEGGAKMSVAVQEEFEETAGVEMSEGYGLTETNGATHSQSGSTFGLRHGTIGQPTRMTEAIIVDGSGETVGIGEEGELLVRGPQVMKGYHDMPEATERAFTEDGFFRTGDIARRDADNYYEIVDRKKHMINSAGYNIYPSELEELLAEHEAVAEGAVVGIPDERRNEVPKAYVVTVPNVEPGVDVTEEEIKEYFLDNVASYKHPREVEFIDELPRTTSGKIQKYRLEDRDESGASDENGSSDDSEA; encoded by the coding sequence ATGGAATTGGCAAGTGTTAGCAAGGATGCCAGAGAGGGGAACGTCGCGCGGCTCCACGACGAGACCGCCCGGCTCCACGGTGACGCGCGGGCGATCGAGTATCACGGGCAGACGCTCACTCACGACGACCTCAAGACCGAGAGTTCGCGCTTCGCCGGTGGACTGGCCGACCTCGGAATCGAACCCGGCGACGTCCTCCTGCAGTACCTGCCGAACTGCCCGCCGTACCTGATCGGCGCACTCGGCGCGTTCAAGGCCGGCGTAATCGTCTCGCCGGTCAATCCCCAGTACCGCAAGCGGGAGCTGACCTACCAGCTCGAGGACACCAACGCGGCGGCCGTACTCACCCACGAAGCGTTAGAGCCCTTCCTCGAGGAAGCGCTCGCCGAAATCGACTGGGACCCGGTCGTCATCTCGGTCGGGACCGATACCGACGAGTTCCGCGCCTTCGACGATGTCTGCGGCGAGGAGACGTTCGTCGAGCGCGCCGACGACGACGTGGCGCTGTTGCCCTACACCTCGGGGACGACGGGGAAGCCGAAGGGGGTCCAGCTCACCCACCGCAACTTCCGCGCCCAGACGTTCTCGGTACTCTCACAGGAGAGCGCGCTCGACGACGAGGACGTCCGCAGCCTCGTCTGGCTACCGCTGTACCACATCACTGGGTTCACCCACACCGCGTGGCAACCCCTCGTCCGCGGCGGGAGCGTCTACCTCCGGAGCGCGGCCAACTGGGACGGCGACACCGCGATGGCGCTGATCGAGGAGGAGGGAATCACCCACTACGTCGGCGTCACCGCCATGTACGTCGACATGATCAACAGTGAGGACTTCGGCGAGTACGACCTCACTAGCCTCGAGTCGGCCGGCGAGGGCGGCGCGAAGATGTCCGTCGCGGTCCAGGAGGAGTTCGAGGAGACCGCGGGCGTCGAGATGAGCGAGGGGTACGGGCTCACGGAAACGAACGGCGCGACCCACTCCCAGAGCGGGTCGACGTTCGGCTTGCGCCACGGCACGATCGGGCAGCCGACGCGGATGACCGAGGCGATCATCGTCGACGGCAGCGGCGAGACCGTCGGCATCGGCGAGGAAGGGGAGCTCCTCGTTCGCGGCCCGCAGGTGATGAAGGGGTATCACGACATGCCCGAGGCGACCGAGCGGGCGTTCACCGAGGACGGCTTCTTCCGCACCGGCGACATCGCCCGCCGGGACGCGGACAACTACTACGAGATCGTCGACCGCAAAAAGCACATGATCAACTCCGCCGGCTACAACATCTATCCCAGCGAACTCGAGGAACTCCTCGCCGAACACGAGGCCGTCGCCGAGGGCGCGGTGGTCGGGATCCCCGACGAGCGCCGGAACGAGGTCCCGAAGGCCTACGTCGTCACCGTCCCGAACGTCGAGCCCGGCGTCGACGTCACCGAAGAAGAGATCAAGGAGTACTTCCTCGACAACGTCGCCTCCTACAAACACCCCCGCGAGGTCGAGTTCATCGACGAACTCCCGCGGACGACGAGCGGGAAGATTCAGAAGTACAGGCTCGAGGACCGCGACGAAAGCGGGGCGAGCGACGAGAACGGATCGTCCGACGACAGCGAGGCGTAA
- a CDS encoding D-2-hydroxyacid dehydrogenase yields the protein MRVIVTPHVIGGGGPILTDEIRERRPDIDLEHVEDEDELLAAVDDADVLVTHRLPDDVLEAAADLEWVQALSAGTDFFDHDALADRGVALTSVSGIHAKPIGQQVLGYLLHFERRFDRAVAQQQRREWNRYTGGELGDRTVGIVGVGAIGSKVADYCRPFDARVIGTKRDPTDVPDSVDEIYGTDGLESVLTQSDYLVLACPLTDETQGLIDADALAALSEDAVLVNIARGGVVDQPALVDALEDGELGGAALDVFEEEPLPEESPLWDRDDVLVTPHMAGSTPHYWERCADVFLRNYDRFREGEDLENRVV from the coding sequence GTGCGGGTCATCGTCACGCCGCACGTCATCGGGGGCGGCGGGCCGATCCTGACCGACGAAATCCGCGAGCGCCGGCCCGACATCGACCTCGAGCACGTCGAGGACGAGGACGAACTGCTCGCGGCCGTCGATGACGCCGACGTGCTCGTTACCCACCGGCTGCCGGACGACGTGCTCGAGGCGGCCGCCGACCTCGAATGGGTGCAGGCGCTCAGCGCCGGCACCGATTTCTTCGATCACGACGCGCTGGCCGACCGCGGCGTGGCGCTGACGAGCGTCTCGGGGATCCACGCGAAACCGATCGGGCAGCAGGTGCTTGGCTATCTGCTCCACTTCGAGCGGCGCTTCGATCGCGCGGTCGCACAACAGCAGCGCCGAGAGTGGAACCGGTACACGGGCGGCGAACTCGGCGATCGGACGGTCGGCATCGTCGGCGTCGGCGCGATCGGCTCGAAAGTCGCCGACTACTGCCGGCCGTTCGACGCCCGCGTGATCGGGACCAAACGGGATCCGACCGACGTGCCCGACAGCGTCGACGAGATCTACGGAACTGACGGGCTCGAGTCGGTCCTGACTCAGAGCGATTACCTCGTGCTCGCCTGTCCGCTCACCGACGAAACGCAGGGACTGATCGACGCCGACGCGCTGGCGGCCCTCTCGGAGGACGCCGTACTCGTCAACATCGCCCGCGGCGGCGTCGTCGATCAACCCGCACTCGTCGACGCGCTCGAGGACGGCGAACTCGGCGGCGCGGCGCTGGATGTCTTCGAGGAGGAACCGCTCCCCGAGGAGTCGCCGCTGTGGGATCGTGACGACGTGCTCGTGACGCCGCACATGGCCGGTAGCACCCCTCACTACTGGGAGCGCTGTGCAGATGTCTTCCTGCGAAACTACGACCGGTTCCGCGAGGGCGAGGACCTCGAGAACCGCGTCGTCTGA
- a CDS encoding MBL fold metallo-hydrolase has product MEDPTERGPEAAPTRVTRLDFDIEWPPKHAAAYLLEEPALTLIDTGDPEAPAEATIREELAAKGYDPTDVEAVIVTHPHSDHIGQVPLLREAGATVYAPRPVLEQLEREPADLAAGVRQIGRSAGYHGEAIDREVERATSSLERNRRLLAPEETVPFEFGEPFVVAGREFEAVHTPGHQIHHASLVTDLNGERALFSGDALIEPFRPGAIHVGLDFGAYEAVDAFHAAMDRLEGRVVDRVLPGHGPVFTEYERAIDTTRSSLEELTGETFEAVAAVGPATPIEITRNRTGEVRHPAQLLDTLGALGTLEARDRIEYEDRDGVRYYSVRKASP; this is encoded by the coding sequence ATGGAAGACCCGACGGAGCGGGGGCCCGAGGCCGCACCGACTCGTGTCACGCGGCTTGACTTCGACATCGAGTGGCCGCCGAAACACGCCGCGGCGTACCTGCTCGAGGAGCCGGCGCTTACCCTGATCGACACCGGCGATCCGGAGGCGCCTGCAGAAGCGACGATCCGAGAGGAGTTGGCCGCAAAGGGGTACGATCCCACCGACGTCGAGGCGGTCATCGTCACGCATCCCCACAGCGACCACATCGGCCAGGTCCCGTTGCTGCGCGAGGCCGGTGCGACGGTGTACGCCCCCCGGCCGGTCCTCGAGCAACTCGAGCGCGAACCTGCCGATCTCGCGGCGGGCGTTCGACAGATCGGCCGGTCCGCGGGCTACCACGGCGAAGCGATCGATCGAGAGGTCGAGCGCGCCACGTCCTCCCTCGAGCGCAACCGCCGGTTGCTCGCGCCCGAGGAGACCGTCCCGTTCGAGTTCGGCGAGCCGTTCGTCGTCGCGGGCCGCGAGTTCGAGGCCGTCCACACGCCCGGTCACCAGATCCATCACGCGAGCCTGGTGACCGACCTGAACGGCGAGCGCGCCCTGTTCAGCGGCGACGCGCTCATCGAGCCGTTCCGGCCCGGCGCGATCCACGTCGGACTCGATTTCGGGGCCTACGAGGCCGTCGACGCCTTCCACGCCGCGATGGACCGACTCGAGGGGCGAGTCGTCGATCGCGTCCTCCCCGGGCACGGCCCCGTCTTCACCGAGTACGAGCGTGCGATCGACACCACTCGATCCTCGCTCGAGGAGCTGACGGGGGAGACGTTCGAAGCGGTCGCGGCCGTCGGGCCCGCGACGCCCATCGAAATCACCCGGAACCGCACCGGTGAGGTCCGTCATCCCGCACAGCTACTCGACACGCTCGGCGCGCTCGGCACGCTCGAGGCGCGTGACAGGATCGAGTACGAGGATCGTGACGGCGTCCGCTACTACTCGGTCAGAAAGGCCTCGCCGTGA
- a CDS encoding acyl-CoA dehydrogenase family protein, producing the protein MDFSEPSEAVQIKKALDDFIDQEVAPLENEYDEFLGADYEKEIVDDEHRQVPEYRNIVEKIRKKSVEAGFYGMTMPEEVGGGDIDILTRAIVGEHMSNRPPGFHSSIFGGAGGPTPILLACDERQREEYLDPLMDGEITTCFALTEPGHGSDAHYMDTRAEKDGDEWVISGQKCYITNGPYADFAMVFARTSGEDGDLGGITCFLVDDDNPDFEVGTIHRAMGMTPGTHSELYFNDCRVGEEQVLGEVDKGFQSAMDWIGGGRINIAAGSVGTAQFLLDMSVEYARERKTFDKPIGHRQGVSFQLAELATDIEQVRQLYRYAAWKMDNGERARKEESMAKLRGAKLANDAADIAMQVHGGAGFMKELPIERNYRSARVFRIFEGTDEIQKRTIARELI; encoded by the coding sequence ATGGACTTTAGCGAACCGTCCGAAGCCGTGCAGATCAAGAAGGCGCTCGACGATTTCATCGATCAGGAAGTCGCTCCCCTCGAGAACGAGTACGACGAGTTCCTCGGCGCTGACTACGAGAAGGAGATCGTCGACGACGAGCATCGGCAGGTCCCCGAGTATCGCAACATCGTCGAGAAGATCCGCAAGAAGTCCGTCGAGGCGGGCTTCTACGGGATGACGATGCCCGAGGAGGTCGGCGGCGGCGACATCGACATCCTCACGCGAGCGATCGTCGGCGAACACATGTCGAACCGGCCGCCGGGCTTCCACAGCTCGATCTTCGGCGGCGCGGGCGGGCCGACTCCCATCCTGCTGGCCTGTGACGAACGCCAGCGCGAGGAGTATCTCGATCCCCTGATGGACGGCGAGATCACGACCTGTTTCGCGCTGACCGAGCCGGGTCACGGCAGCGACGCCCACTACATGGACACCCGGGCGGAGAAAGACGGCGACGAGTGGGTGATCAGCGGACAGAAGTGTTACATCACGAACGGCCCGTACGCCGACTTCGCGATGGTGTTCGCCCGGACGAGCGGCGAGGACGGAGACCTCGGCGGGATCACCTGTTTCCTCGTCGACGACGACAACCCCGACTTCGAGGTCGGCACGATCCACCGTGCGATGGGGATGACCCCTGGGACGCACTCCGAACTGTACTTCAACGACTGCCGCGTCGGCGAGGAGCAGGTCCTCGGCGAGGTCGACAAGGGGTTCCAGTCCGCGATGGACTGGATCGGCGGCGGCCGGATCAACATCGCCGCCGGCTCCGTCGGCACGGCCCAGTTCCTGCTGGACATGTCCGTGGAGTACGCCCGCGAGCGGAAGACGTTCGACAAACCGATCGGTCATCGGCAGGGAGTCTCGTTCCAGCTGGCCGAACTGGCGACGGACATCGAGCAGGTCCGCCAGCTCTACCGCTACGCCGCCTGGAAGATGGACAACGGCGAGCGCGCTCGCAAGGAGGAGTCGATGGCCAAACTCCGCGGCGCGAAACTCGCGAACGACGCGGCCGACATCGCCATGCAGGTCCACGGCGGTGCCGGCTTCATGAAGGAGCTCCCCATCGAGCGCAACTATCGCTCGGCGCGGGTTTTCCGCATCTTCGAGGGGACCGACGAGATCCAGAAGCGAACGATCGCCCGGGAACTCATCTAA
- a CDS encoding IclR family transcriptional regulator: MATADTDGGARIEAVVKTLDVLEALWQAEGAGVTDLTERTGLAKSTVHAHLTTLRSKGYVVQEGDEYRLSLRFLSFGEHAKHAEPLYAASDAPITEFADETGERVLCSTHQNGLGTIINIGEGTRSFTSDIDIGTHTYLHNSAGGKAMLAHFSEERVDEIVDEWGLPAFSEKTITDRETLSEELETVRDEGVAFTRGEYLPGINAIGAPILDTDGTVYGAVSVAGPQHQLENKWEKTDFQDQLLSTVNTIEVNMMFS; encoded by the coding sequence ATGGCAACGGCAGACACTGACGGGGGGGCGCGGATCGAAGCGGTGGTCAAAACACTCGACGTGCTCGAGGCGCTGTGGCAGGCTGAGGGGGCCGGTGTGACGGATCTCACCGAGCGAACGGGGCTGGCGAAGAGTACGGTCCACGCCCATCTGACGACGCTGCGCTCGAAGGGATACGTGGTCCAGGAGGGCGACGAGTATCGGCTGAGTCTGCGATTTCTCTCCTTCGGCGAACACGCCAAACACGCCGAACCGCTGTACGCGGCGTCCGACGCGCCTATCACTGAGTTCGCGGACGAAACCGGGGAACGAGTGCTCTGTTCGACACACCAGAACGGGCTCGGAACGATCATCAACATCGGCGAGGGAACTCGTTCGTTCACGAGCGACATCGATATCGGGACGCACACCTACCTCCACAATTCGGCCGGCGGCAAGGCCATGCTCGCACACTTCTCCGAGGAACGCGTCGACGAAATCGTCGACGAGTGGGGACTCCCCGCGTTCTCCGAGAAGACGATCACCGACCGAGAGACGCTCTCCGAGGAACTCGAGACGGTTCGAGACGAGGGCGTCGCGTTCACTCGCGGGGAGTATCTACCCGGAATCAATGCGATCGGCGCGCCGATACTGGACACCGACGGGACCGTCTATGGGGCCGTCAGCGTCGCCGGACCACAGCATCAACTCGAGAATAAATGGGAGAAGACCGACTTCCAGGATCAGTTACTGTCGACAGTGAACACGATCGAAGTGAACATGATGTTCTCGTAG
- a CDS encoding MATE family efflux transporter, translated as MAELSGRVRTVWRRTLSLSWPLAVQQTFNTLMRTVDIIVTGLFSPAAVAAVGLADLYAQLPLRLGLGLGTGAIALSSQDTGRGAVSTRDRSITQAFVIGFLVGLPLLLVGLTLSGPLIALLGAEPAVVEMGGQYLALVFAAAPMRIVGLVGARSLQGTGDTRTPMVVNGGANVINIAATVGLGLGLGPFPNLGIVGVGLATAVSRTVEAIAITVAVASPRTTPSFARPRSLTVTRQLVAVSLPNIAEGLSTSLANFPFNALLLTFGTDVTAAYHISRRAYQQFSGPLYRSYSVAASIVVGQLLGEDDPDEARFAGLAITALSVLTLGVAGVVLVAGARPIAGLFTGDPATLEHATAFTRAFGISMPFFGLFFPLSGSLRGAGDTRTPFYARLTGTTLFLLGFSYLAGVTLGYGLLGVYAGIVLSYAWWALVVGLGFLWGDWAAGAAAMMAERATDAK; from the coding sequence ATGGCCGAACTCAGCGGTCGCGTCCGGACCGTCTGGCGGCGGACGCTCTCGCTCTCGTGGCCGCTCGCCGTCCAGCAGACGTTCAACACGCTGATGCGGACGGTCGACATTATCGTCACCGGTCTGTTTTCGCCCGCCGCCGTCGCCGCGGTCGGGCTGGCCGATCTCTACGCCCAGCTCCCGCTGCGGCTCGGTCTCGGGCTCGGGACCGGTGCAATCGCCCTCTCGAGTCAGGATACGGGACGGGGGGCGGTATCGACCCGCGACCGGTCGATCACCCAGGCGTTCGTCATCGGATTTCTGGTGGGCCTGCCGCTCCTGCTCGTCGGACTGACGCTGTCGGGTCCGCTGATCGCCCTGCTCGGGGCCGAACCCGCGGTGGTCGAGATGGGCGGTCAGTACCTCGCGCTCGTCTTCGCGGCTGCGCCGATGCGCATCGTTGGTTTGGTCGGCGCGCGGTCGTTACAGGGGACCGGCGACACGCGGACGCCGATGGTAGTCAACGGCGGCGCGAACGTCATCAACATCGCGGCAACGGTCGGCCTGGGGCTCGGACTCGGTCCGTTCCCGAATCTGGGTATCGTCGGCGTCGGGCTGGCCACGGCGGTCAGCCGGACGGTCGAGGCCATCGCGATCACGGTCGCGGTGGCCAGCCCACGGACGACTCCCTCGTTCGCGCGCCCGCGAAGCCTCACCGTCACGCGCCAGCTCGTCGCGGTCAGCCTACCGAACATCGCGGAGGGGCTGAGCACGTCGCTCGCGAACTTCCCGTTCAATGCGCTCCTGTTGACCTTCGGGACCGACGTAACGGCCGCCTATCACATCAGCCGGCGGGCGTATCAACAGTTCAGCGGGCCGTTATACCGCTCGTACAGCGTCGCCGCGAGCATCGTCGTCGGTCAGCTACTCGGGGAGGACGATCCCGACGAGGCGCGATTCGCGGGGCTGGCGATTACGGCGCTCAGCGTGCTCACGCTCGGAGTCGCCGGCGTCGTTCTCGTCGCCGGCGCGAGACCGATCGCAGGGCTGTTCACGGGCGATCCCGCCACGCTCGAGCACGCGACGGCCTTCACTCGCGCCTTTGGCATCTCGATGCCGTTCTTTGGACTGTTCTTCCCGCTGTCGGGCAGTCTCCGCGGCGCGGGCGATACGCGGACGCCGTTTTACGCCCGGTTGACCGGAACCACCCTGTTTCTGCTCGGCTTCTCGTACCTCGCCGGAGTCACGCTCGGCTACGGGCTCCTCGGCGTGTACGCCGGCATCGTGCTCAGCTACGCGTGGTGGGCCCTCGTCGTCGGGCTGGGGTTCCTGTGGGGTGATTGGGCGGCCGGCGCGGCAGCGATGATGGCCGAGCGAGCGACGGATGCCAAGTAA
- a CDS encoding SDR family NAD(P)-dependent oxidoreductase, which translates to MRLEDKTVVITGAASGIGRSTAERCAEEGARVIVTDVDTEGGRAVAEAIEDSGGDAEFHELDVTDSDQFHAVVDAVAEDDGLDVMVNNAGTGHPAGSLETLEDDLRDFVIDINVKGVWNGCHAALPHLKEQGHGAIVNVGSLASILGLPKQSAYSMSKGAVLNMTRAVASEAGPYGVRANTVCPGFTETSLLDQYLEDQDDPEKARERMIQQYPLKRLAEPEEIADAILFLASEESSFVNGHGLVVDGGFSA; encoded by the coding sequence ATGCGACTCGAAGACAAGACCGTAGTTATCACGGGTGCGGCGTCGGGGATCGGTCGGTCGACAGCCGAGCGCTGCGCCGAAGAAGGGGCGCGCGTCATCGTCACCGACGTCGACACCGAGGGGGGACGGGCGGTCGCCGAAGCCATCGAGGACTCCGGCGGCGACGCCGAGTTCCACGAACTCGACGTAACTGACAGCGATCAGTTCCACGCGGTCGTCGACGCGGTCGCCGAGGACGACGGACTGGACGTGATGGTCAACAACGCCGGGACGGGTCATCCGGCCGGCAGCCTCGAGACCCTCGAGGACGACCTCCGGGACTTCGTCATCGACATCAACGTCAAGGGCGTCTGGAACGGCTGTCACGCCGCGCTCCCCCACCTCAAGGAACAGGGTCACGGTGCCATCGTCAACGTCGGCTCGCTGGCGAGCATTCTCGGGCTCCCGAAGCAGTCCGCCTACTCGATGAGCAAGGGCGCGGTCCTGAACATGACGCGGGCGGTCGCCTCGGAGGCCGGTCCGTACGGCGTCCGCGCGAACACGGTCTGTCCCGGCTTCACCGAGACCTCCCTGCTCGATCAGTATCTCGAGGATCAGGACGATCCCGAGAAAGCTCGCGAGCGAATGATTCAGCAGTATCCGCTCAAACGCCTCGCCGAACCCGAGGAAATCGCGGACGCGATCCTCTTTCTGGCCAGCGAGGAATCCTCGTTCGTCAACGGCCACGGACTCGTCGTCGACGGCGGCTTCTCGGCCTGA
- a CDS encoding succinylglutamate desuccinylase/aspartoacylase family protein: MSEGAHTAEQVTLARLPSGIELTTTVHTYRGDESGPTLYVQAAQHGREINGTEVLRRFHDRLPLESLSGTVIAVPVANPLTFDRVSYTTPEQLDSVNPNMNRIWPGDSDGSLHQRMAAQLWEFATAADALVDLHTGSPNMLPHVVYREGDERSRSLADAFGTDLLLSEQADEDAPDEWHHRGFAGKLRVAAAEEGIPAITPELAHNKQILEDVVDEGVDGLLDVCRYLRLLPGDVPERDPIVARNHLGQVTADDSGLFRPNPSLEVGESISEGTAIGTVYHPATYEPLHDARADRDGVLYALTREATVTAGDQLASVALVHEE; this comes from the coding sequence ATGAGCGAGGGTGCGCACACGGCTGAGCAGGTGACGCTCGCACGGTTGCCGTCGGGAATCGAACTGACGACGACGGTCCACACCTATCGCGGCGACGAGTCGGGCCCGACGCTGTACGTGCAGGCGGCCCAGCACGGCCGCGAAATCAACGGGACCGAGGTGCTGCGGCGGTTCCACGATCGACTCCCGCTCGAGTCGCTGTCGGGGACCGTGATCGCCGTCCCCGTCGCGAATCCGCTCACCTTCGATCGCGTCTCCTACACGACGCCGGAACAGCTCGACAGCGTCAACCCGAACATGAACCGGATCTGGCCGGGTGACAGCGACGGGAGCCTCCACCAGCGTATGGCCGCCCAGCTCTGGGAGTTCGCCACGGCGGCCGACGCCCTCGTCGATCTCCACACGGGGAGCCCCAACATGCTCCCCCACGTCGTCTACCGCGAGGGCGACGAGCGCTCTCGCAGCCTCGCCGACGCCTTCGGAACTGACCTCCTCCTGTCCGAACAGGCCGACGAAGATGCTCCCGACGAGTGGCACCACCGCGGTTTCGCGGGAAAGCTCCGGGTAGCCGCCGCTGAGGAGGGGATCCCGGCGATCACGCCCGAGCTCGCACACAACAAGCAGATCCTCGAGGACGTCGTCGACGAGGGCGTCGACGGCCTGCTCGACGTCTGCCGGTATCTCCGTCTCCTCCCCGGTGACGTCCCCGAGCGCGACCCGATCGTCGCCCGGAACCACCTCGGGCAGGTCACCGCCGACGACTCCGGGCTCTTCCGGCCGAACCCGTCGCTCGAGGTCGGTGAGTCTATCTCCGAGGGAACGGCTATCGGGACGGTCTATCATCCGGCGACGTACGAGCCGCTCCACGACGCCCGCGCTGACCGCGACGGGGTGCTCTACGCGCTCACCCGCGAGGCGACCGTGACCGCGGGGGACCAGCTCGCGAGCGTGGCGCTAGTCCATGAGGAGTGA
- a CDS encoding peptidylprolyl isomerase produces MGDVTATLHTNEGDIEVELYDERAPRTVDNFVGLATGGKTWEDPETGEEVDGEPLYDDVAFHRVIEDFMIQGGDPTETGRGGPGYQFDDEFHDDLRHDDEGVLSMANSGPDTNGSQFFITLGPQPHLDDRHSVFGKVTDGMDVVREIGDVDTNANDQPKEDVVLESVSVDYE; encoded by the coding sequence ATGGGAGACGTTACTGCTACCCTGCACACGAACGAGGGCGATATCGAGGTCGAACTCTACGACGAGCGCGCGCCGCGGACCGTCGACAACTTCGTCGGTCTCGCGACCGGCGGCAAGACCTGGGAGGACCCCGAAACGGGCGAAGAGGTCGACGGTGAGCCGCTGTACGACGACGTGGCCTTCCACCGCGTCATCGAGGACTTCATGATTCAGGGCGGCGACCCGACCGAGACCGGTCGCGGCGGCCCCGGCTACCAGTTCGACGACGAGTTCCACGACGACCTTCGCCACGACGACGAGGGCGTCCTGAGCATGGCCAACTCCGGTCCCGACACCAACGGCTCGCAGTTCTTCATCACCCTCGGTCCCCAGCCCCACCTCGACGACCGACACTCCGTCTTCGGCAAGGTCACCGACGGCATGGACGTCGTTCGCGAGATCGGCGACGTCGACACGAACGCCAACGACCAGCCGAAAGAAGACGTCGTCCTCGAGTCCGTCTCCGTCGACTACGAGTAA
- a CDS encoding peptidylprolyl isomerase, with product MRTSEGDIDVELYDERAPRTVENFVGLATGERAWIDPETGDTIEGEPLYDDVIFHRVIEGFMIQTGDPTGTGRGGPGYQFDDEFHPELRHDDAGILSMANSGPDTNGSQFFITLGPQPHLDDRHSVFGKVTDVSASDASGGLEDERSESSSGMDVVREIGDVDTNATDQPKEDIVLESVSVDDE from the coding sequence ATACGCACCAGCGAGGGCGATATCGACGTCGAGCTCTACGACGAGCGCGCACCGCGGACCGTGGAGAACTTCGTCGGCCTCGCGACGGGTGAGCGCGCGTGGATCGACCCCGAGACGGGTGACACCATCGAGGGCGAACCGCTGTACGACGACGTGATCTTTCACCGTGTCATCGAGGGCTTCATGATTCAAACCGGTGACCCAACCGGCACCGGTCGGGGCGGTCCCGGCTACCAGTTCGACGACGAGTTCCACCCCGAACTCCGCCACGACGACGCGGGTATTTTAAGCATGGCCAACTCCGGTCCCGACACCAACGGCTCACAGTTCTTCATCACGCTCGGTCCTCAGCCCCACCTCGACGACCGACACTCCGTCTTCGGCAAGGTCACCGACGTCTCCGCGAGCGATGCGAGTGGAGGCTTGGAAGACGAGCGAAGCGAGTCTTCCAGTGGCATGGACGTCGTTCGCGAGATCGGCGATGTCGACACGAACGCCACCGACCAGCCGAAAGAAGACATCGTCCTCGAGTCCGTCTCCGTCGACGACGAGTAA